In the Streptomyces sp. BHT-5-2 genome, one interval contains:
- a CDS encoding class I adenylate-forming enzyme family protein — MIVNAQETSESRIYIDRILEHWNKDEDAEALVQGAQRLTRGEARRQLFRLGHALRGQGLAPGDGVGLFLANRVDSVLVQLAVHLIGCRVVFLPPEPGPGELAALVEQSRARAVVTDPTFAQRAADAAGRSIHAPVLLSLGPCEQQCADLLALAAECPAVRPEGVPAPGADEAVTVLYTGGTLGRPKLAAHSHRLYNMLVDLVDDAQQESGSAFFPNMDQGTDRVLAATLLTHGSGHLTSLQALVTGSALVVLPEFEAGAALAVLREERITATMFVPPMLYALLDHPECKPGVLPALRRIVVGGAATSPSRLQQTVEVFGPVLSQGYGQSEALGITAFGAEDLASEAARRPELWRSCGRAIADAEIEIRAEDSTEALPARQVGEVCVHGETVMLGYFEDPERTAAALQDGWLRTGDMGYLDAEGYLYLVDRAKDIIVTGSTSDNVYSRVLEDFLLTLPGVRNAAAVGMPDEEYGEAVQIFLATAEGADVDPEAVAAAVTAELGELYTPRETVLMDQLPTTKVGKVDKKALRAAWTSGALRTP, encoded by the coding sequence CATGCGCTGCGCGGGCAGGGGCTCGCGCCCGGCGACGGTGTGGGGCTGTTTTTGGCCAACCGCGTGGACTCCGTCCTCGTGCAGCTCGCCGTCCATCTCATCGGCTGTCGCGTCGTGTTCCTGCCGCCCGAGCCAGGGCCCGGCGAGCTCGCCGCGCTGGTCGAGCAGTCCCGGGCGCGCGCCGTGGTCACCGACCCGACCTTCGCACAACGGGCCGCCGACGCGGCCGGCCGCAGCATCCACGCCCCCGTGCTGCTCAGCCTCGGGCCCTGTGAGCAGCAGTGCGCGGACCTGCTGGCCCTGGCCGCCGAGTGCCCGGCCGTGCGCCCGGAGGGCGTGCCCGCCCCGGGAGCGGATGAGGCCGTCACCGTCCTCTACACCGGCGGCACCCTGGGCCGTCCCAAGCTGGCCGCGCACAGCCACCGGCTCTACAACATGCTGGTGGACCTGGTCGATGACGCCCAGCAGGAATCCGGCTCCGCGTTCTTCCCGAACATGGACCAGGGCACGGACAGGGTGCTCGCCGCCACACTGCTCACGCACGGCAGCGGCCACCTCACCTCGCTCCAGGCTCTGGTGACGGGGTCCGCCCTCGTCGTGCTGCCCGAGTTCGAAGCGGGCGCGGCGTTGGCGGTGCTGCGCGAGGAGCGCATCACCGCGACGATGTTCGTACCGCCCATGCTCTACGCGTTGCTCGACCACCCGGAGTGCAAGCCGGGCGTCCTGCCCGCGCTGCGGCGGATCGTCGTCGGCGGCGCGGCCACGTCGCCCAGTCGGCTACAGCAGACGGTCGAGGTGTTCGGACCCGTGCTCAGCCAGGGCTACGGGCAGTCGGAGGCGCTCGGAATCACCGCCTTCGGTGCGGAGGACCTCGCCTCGGAGGCAGCCCGGCGCCCCGAGCTCTGGCGCAGCTGCGGTCGTGCGATAGCTGATGCCGAGATCGAGATCCGTGCCGAAGACAGCACGGAGGCACTGCCTGCCAGGCAGGTCGGCGAGGTGTGCGTCCATGGCGAGACGGTGATGCTGGGCTACTTCGAGGACCCGGAGCGCACCGCTGCGGCGCTGCAGGACGGCTGGCTGCGCACCGGGGACATGGGGTACCTCGACGCCGAGGGGTACCTCTACCTCGTCGACCGGGCCAAGGACATCATCGTCACCGGCAGCACCAGCGACAACGTGTACTCGAGGGTGCTGGAGGACTTCCTCCTCACGCTGCCCGGTGTGCGCAACGCGGCGGCGGTGGGGATGCCGGACGAGGAGTACGGGGAGGCCGTGCAGATCTTCCTGGCCACGGCCGAGGGTGCTGACGTCGACCCGGAGGCGGTCGCCGCGGCGGTTACCGCCGAGTTGGGCGAGCTGTACACGCCACGGGAGACAGTGCTGATGGATCAGCTGCCGACAACCAAGGTGGGCAAGGTCGACAAGAAGGCGCTGCGCGCCGCGTGGACGAGCGGCGCCCTGCGCACGCCGTAG